The window GGCGGATATCTTGATTTTCTGAAAAAAGATGTTGAAATCATCGATATCAATACAGAAAGAATCCGACATTCTTTAAAACCTATTTTAGGAGAAATTTACAGAAGAAAACCCGATATTGTATTTTCCGGTTTTGGAGAAGTGAATGCTTATTTATCCTTATTTATCAAGCTTTTTCCCAGAACGAAGTTTATTGCAAGAGAAACGAACGTAGTGACTCAGCATGTGACAAGAAAAGAGATCAAATTTTTCTATAATTTTTATAATAACTATCAGAAAATCATTGCTCAGAGTGATGATATGATGAAGGATCTCGTTGATAATTTTAATATCAAAAAGAAAAAGATTGTTAAGATTAATAATCCGGTAGACTTTGATTTTATTGATGAGAAATTGAAAATTGCCTTAAAACCTGAAGCATATAAATACAACTATAAGAATGTAGTTGCTATTGGTAATTTATCGGCTAGAAAAGGATTTGATAACCTGCTGAAAGTGTTTTCTAGACTCAAAAATGAAAATATAATGCTTCATATTCTGGGGGATGGAAAAGACAAAGATGTTTTGCTTCAGATGAAAGAGTTTTTAGGGTTGAAAAATGTTATTTTCCATGGAAGACAGGAGAATCCCTATCAGTTTTTAAAGTATGCGGATCTGTTTATCCTTTCTTCAAGATATGAAGGGTTTCCCAATGTGCTTTTGGAAGCGGGCGCTTGCGGAACGTATTCGCTGGCCAATAATTGTCCGGGAGGAATTAACGAGATCATTCAGCATAATGTGAATGGAGAAATTGCCAATATTGAAAACTATGAAGATTTTGCACAGCATATTATGAAAGTAATGCATCAAAATTATAATCGTGATGCTATAAAGAACTCCATTAAATCCAGGTTTTCAAAAAATATTATTTTAGATAAATACGAAAAAGTATTATTAGACCTGATCCATAAATAATTCATATCTCTAAGGTTTAATGACGAAAACAATCCTACTTATTGCTTTCATGCTGATATCTATAACAGCGACGGCTCAAAAAAGCCAGATAGCCAGAAAAGAATTGCTGAAAGCTTCAATGAACCAAAAAATCACTACTGCTGAAGTTCAGGAGATAACAATGGCTGGAGGGCAGGCTGCTCCCAAACACTTGCATCCATGTCCGGTAATAGGAATTATAAAGTCTGGTGAAGCTGTTTTTCAGATAGAAGGACAGGAGAGTATGGTTCTTCATGAAGGAGATGCCTTCTATGAGCCTAAAAATGTTACTATTCTTCATTTTGATAATGCCTCGAAAGAAAAGCCATTGGTTTTTACGGCAATGTATTTGAAAGAAGGACATGAAGAAAACATACAGTTTTTAAATAAATAAGATGAAAATAATGTTGGTAGATCTATGATATTGGAAAGCATTGCTTTTCTGTTCTCCTATTAATTACCATTTTGGCTGCCTACAATACGTATTCAGATTTTAGAATCTTAAAAGAAAAGTCAAACCGTTTTTATATAAAAGATATTGTGGCGATGTTGGGAGCTTTGGCAATTGCTCTGGTATTTATGTATTATCTCAAATTCATTGGCTTTCTTTGGAATCCGGTGGTGATCTATTCAGGAGTAGGATATCTTTTGTTGGTGATTTCCTATGATGTTTTTCGGTATTGTATTCCCAGATCACGATATGGTAATTTGTGGCGTTATGAACATTCCAGTAAAATGATCAGTACGATGGGAGTCCTTTTATCAGCATTTGTAGGAACTCTTTTACCGGACTATAAACCCTATAGTTAGATTCTTCCGTCTTTGTTCATGACATTGATGATGATCTTTTTTAATATTAAAATTTATATCCGATTGAAAAACAAAATATCAGACTGAGTGAATAAAAGTTTTTTATAGAAAGCACCTTTTCCCTGAAGTATGCGGTTGATCTTAATTTCAGGTTGATGGGTTTTTAGTATTTTTGTATTTCAAATAAGAAATATAATGAAAATGATTCCTAAAATAGGATGCGCTTGTGAAAAACCAGACCACAATTATACCGAATTTAGAAGTTCTGAACTAGGAATAGATCATACAAACGGAAGATATGGAGAAGTAAGTATCCAGCAATGTAAGTTATGCCAGAGAATATGGATTCATTATTTTGTTGAATATGAACATTATTCCAAATCAGGAAGATGGTATAAAGGAATTGTTTCGAAAAAAGATCGCCCGCAGATCACTCCGGAAAATGCCGTGGAGTATCTTGAAAGTCTTGAATGGTATGTGTATGGAGGTTCTTTTTTTGAAAGTGCCGGAACGATCGGAAATGGCAGACTACAGCTGGATTGATCACCGCGTTAAGGTATTCAAAATTTTTTGATCTCAAAATTGATAAAACTCACTTTGGTGCTTGGTAATTTATATGTAAATTTGTGAGACTTAAGATAGATAATAATAAACAAATTCATAAAATAACATGAGTCAATTCGATGTTACCGTAATAGGTTCTGGTCCTGGTGGTTATGTAGCTGCGATCCGTGCAGCACAATTAGGTTTCAAAACAGCAATTATTGAAAAATATTCAACTTTAGGCGGAACTTGTCTTAACGTTGGATGTATTCCGTCAAAAGCGCTTCTAGACAGCTCAGAGCATTTCGAGAATGCAAAACATAATTTTGCAGGTCACGGGATCATCATCAACGAGCCGC of the Chryseobacterium capnotolerans genome contains:
- a CDS encoding glycosyltransferase; translated protein: MKKISVIFILPDLETGGAERIVTTIANHLSRDRFEPKILLLRKQGGYLDFLKKDVEIIDINTERIRHSLKPILGEIYRRKPDIVFSGFGEVNAYLSLFIKLFPRTKFIARETNVVTQHVTRKEIKFFYNFYNNYQKIIAQSDDMMKDLVDNFNIKKKKIVKINNPVDFDFIDEKLKIALKPEAYKYNYKNVVAIGNLSARKGFDNLLKVFSRLKNENIMLHILGDGKDKDVLLQMKEFLGLKNVIFHGRQENPYQFLKYADLFILSSRYEGFPNVLLEAGACGTYSLANNCPGGINEIIQHNVNGEIANIENYEDFAQHIMKVMHQNYNRDAIKNSIKSRFSKNIILDKYEKVLLDLIHK
- a CDS encoding cupin domain-containing protein — encoded protein: MTKTILLIAFMLISITATAQKSQIARKELLKASMNQKITTAEVQEITMAGGQAAPKHLHPCPVIGIIKSGEAVFQIEGQESMVLHEGDAFYEPKNVTILHFDNASKEKPLVFTAMYLKEGHEENIQFLNK